One part of the Musa acuminata AAA Group cultivar baxijiao chromosome BXJ1-5, Cavendish_Baxijiao_AAA, whole genome shotgun sequence genome encodes these proteins:
- the LOC135674815 gene encoding uncharacterized protein LOC135674815, with translation MAWFRAVSGVARLAIRRNLSQAPHHIGRPRALPSPPSRGFHSAALRRKAESAAPIPRAVPLSRLTDSFLDGTSSVYLEELQRAWEADPNSVDESWDNFFRNFVGQAATSPGISGQTIQESMRLLLLVRAYQVNGHMKAKLDPLGLEEREIPEDLDLGLYGFTEADLDREFFLGVWRMAGFLSDNRPVQTLREILNRLEQAYCGNVGYEYMHIPDRDKCNWIRDKIETVKPREYSRERREVILDRLIWSTEFENFLATKWTAAKRFGLEGGETLIPGMKEMFDRAADQGVESIVIGMSHRGRLNVLGNVVRKPLRQIFSEFSSGTKPVDGEVGLYTGTGDVKYHLGTSYDRPTRGGKRIHLSLVANPSHLEAVDPLVVGKTRAKQYYSNDIDRIKNMGVLIHGDGSFAGQGVVYETLHLSALPNYTTGGTIHIVINNQVAFTTDPGSGRSSQYCTDVAKALNAPIFHVNGDDMEAVVHVCELAAEWRQTFHSDVVVDIVCYRRFGHNEIDEPSFTQPKMYQVIRNHPSALEIYQSKLLESGEITKEDIERIHNKVTSILNEEFINSKDYVPKRRDWLSAYWLGFKSPEQISRIRNTGVKPEILKRVGQAITTLPETFKPHRAVKKIFEQRAQMIESGEGIDWAMGEALAFATLIIEGNHVRLSGQDVERGTFSHRHSVIHDQQTGEKYCPLDHIVMNQDEELFTVSNSSLSEFAVLGFELGYSMENPNSLILWEAQFGDFSNGAQVMFDQFLSSGESKWLRQTGLVVLLPHGYDGQGPEHSSARLERFLQMSDDNPYVIPEMDPTLRKQIQECNWQVVNVTTPANYFHVLRRQIHREFRKPLIVMSPKNLLRHKDCKSNLSEFDDLEGHPGFDKQGTRFKRLIKDQNNHKEIEEGINRLILCSGKVYYELDEGRKKLDRQDVAICRVEQLCPFPYDLIQRELKRYPNAEIVWCQEEPMNMGAYSYINPRLYTAMRALGRGEFEDIKYVGRAPSAATATGFYSVHVQEQTELVQKALQPEAISFPY, from the exons ATGGCGTGGTTTAGGGCCGTGTCCGGCGTGGCCAGATTGGCCATTAGGAGAAACCTATCTCAGGCGCCGCATCACATCGGCAGGCCCCGCGCCCTCCCCTCTCCGCCCTCCCGGGGCTTCCACTCTGCCGCCCTTCGGCGCAAAGCCGAGTCCGCCGCGCCGATCCCCCGCGCTGTGCCCCTCTCTAGGCTGACCGACAGCTTCCTGGATGGCACCAGCAGTGTCTACTTGGAGGAGCTGCAGCGGGCCTGGGAGGCTGACCCCAACAGCGTCGATGAGTCGTGGGACAACTTCTTTAGGAACTTCGTTGGACAGGCCGCCACGTCGCCAGGAATCTCCGGCCAGACCATCCAGGAGAGCATGCGATTGCTACTGCTCGTCAGGGCCTACCAGGTCAATGGCCACATGAAGGCCAAGTTAGATCCTTTGGGTTTGGAGGAGCGTGAAATCCCTGAGGATTTGGATTTGGGTCTCTATGGATTCACGGAGGCAGATTTGGATAGGGAGTTCTTCCTTGGTGTGTGGAGGATGGCTGGCTTCTTGTCGGATAACCGCCCTGTGCAAACCCTCCGTGAGATTTTGAACAGGCTCGAGCAAGCGTATTGCGGGAACGTGGGATATGAGTACATGCACATCCCTGATAGGGATAAGTGTAATTGGATAAGGGACAAGATTGAGACGGTCAAACCTAGGGAGTACAGTCGGGAACGGCGAGAGGTCATTCTTGACAGGCTTATTTGGAGCACTGAGTTTGAGAATTTCTTGGCTACCAAGTGGACTGCTGCAAAGCGGTTCGGTCTTGAAGGAGGGGAGACCCTGATTCCTGGGATGAAGGAGATGTTTGATAGAGCGGCTGACCAGGGGGTGGAGAGTATTGTTATTGGAATGTCTCACAGAGGCAGGCTGAATGTCTTGGGCAATGTTGTCAGGAAGCCTTTGCGTCAGATTTTCAGTGAATTCAGCAGTGGCACAAAGCCTGTGGATGGGGAAGTTGGGTTGTATACAGGAACAGGTGATGTGAAATACCATTTGGGTACTTCATATGACAGGCCAACCAGAGGTGGCAAAAGGATTCATTTATCCTTGGTCGCCAATCCAAGTCATTTGGAGGCTGTTGATCCACTTGTGGTTGGGAAGACACGGGCAAAACAATACTACTCCAACGATATTGATAGGATAAAAAATATGGGTGTATTGATCCACGGTGATGGAAGTTTTGCAGGACAAGGTGTGGTCTATGAGACTCTACATCTCAGTGCCCTCCCCAACTACACTACCGGGGGAACAATCCACATAGTGATTAACAATCAGGTTGCATTCACCACTGATCCTGGGTCCGGAAGGTCTTCTCAATATTGCACAGATGTTGCCAAAGCCCTGAATGCTCCAATCTTTCATGTAAATGGAGATGATATGGAAGCAGTTGTCCATGTTTGTGAGCTTGCAGCGGAGTGGAGGCAGACATTCCATTCAGATGTGGTGGTTGATATAGTATGTTACAGACGATTTGGCCATAATGAGATTGATGAACCCTCTTTCACACAACCTAAAATGTATCAG GTCATACGGAATCATCCAAGTGCACTTGAAATTTACCAAAGCAAACTCTTGGAGTCGGGAGAAATCACTAAAGAAGATATCGAAAGAATTCACAACAAAGTCACTTCCATTTTGAATGAAGAGTTTATTAACAGCAAAGACTATGTTCCAAAAAGGAGGGACTGGCTTTCAGCATATTGGTTAGGATTTAAGTCTCCAGAACAGATTTCACGTATTCGAAACACTGG AGTTAAACCTGAGATTTTGAAACGCGTTGGACAAGCCATTACAACTCTTCCTGAAACTTTCAAGCCTCATAGAGCAGTAAAAAAGATCTTTGAGCAACGTGCTCAGATGATTGAAAGTGGGGAAGGCATTGACTGGGCAATGGGAGAGGCACTTGCTTTTGCTACTCTAATTATAGAAGGAAATCATGTTAGATTGAGTGGCCAAGATGTTGAAAGAGGTACATTTAGTCATCGTCATTCAGTTATTCACGACCAACAGACGGGAGAGAAATACTGCCCTTTGGATCATATTGTGATGAACCAAGACGAAGAGTTGTTCACTGTCAGCAACAG TTCACTTTCAGAGTTTGCTGTCCTTGGATTCGAATTGGGCTATTCGATGGAAAACCCTAACTCATTGATACTTTGGGAAGCTCAGTTTGGTGATTTTTCAAATGGTGCACAGGTAATGTTTGATCAGTTTTTGAGCAGTGGAGAATCCAAATGGCTACGCCAAACTGGGCTTGTTGTTTTACTTCCCCATGGTTATGATGGTCAAGGCCCAGAACATTCAAGTGCACGATTAGAGCGTTTCCTCCAG ATGAGCGATGATAACCCGTATGTAATTCCTGAGATGGACCCAACTCTCCGGAAACAGATCCAGGAATGCAATTGGCAAGTTGTGAATGTGACGACTCCTGCAAATTATTTCCATGTTCTGCGACGGCAG ATTCATCGGGAGTTCCGGAAACCTCTGATTGTGATGTCCCCTAAGAACCTACTTCGGCACAAGGACTGCAAATCAAATCTATCCGAGTTTGATGATCTTGAAGGCCATCCAGGATTTGATAAGCAAGGAACACGTTTCAAACGCCTTATAAAGGACCAGAATAATCACAAAGAGATAGAGGAGGGTATTAACCGTCTCATTTTGTGCTCTGGAAAG GTCTATTATGAACTTGACGAAGGACGCAAGAAGTTGGATCGCCAGGATGTAGCCATTTGTAGAGTGGAACAGCTTTGCCCATTCCCCTATGACCTCATTCAAAGAGAGCTTAAGCGATATCCAA ATGCGGAAATTGTCTGGTGTCAGGAAGAGCCAATGAACATGGGTGCATACAGCTATATCAATCCTCGCCTATACACCGCCATGAGGGCACTAGGTCGGGGGGAGTTTGAAGACATCAAGTACGTCGGGAGGGCACCTTCTGCCGCAACGGCCACAGGTTTCTACTCTGTTCATGTTCAAGAGCAAACCGAGCTTGTACAGAAGGCATTACAGCCTGAGGCGATCAGTTTTCCTTATTGA
- the LOC135674041 gene encoding transcription factor bHLH111-like, with amino-acid sequence MTVTVAAGSAEDSTAGVQRKVLAERRKRSRARDPGTKHQTTSRPSKRLKTVCWQTQHRLPADESTMAGTQLVKAPARRSQKLGDKITALQQLVSPFGKTDTASVLHEAALSINFLHEQIKMLAAPYFGMSSPEVRVQGHARNSADLRSRGLCLAPVDAIPELMDGKACSSCWPETLVREAGLDRHRLSNFTTMYTP; translated from the exons ATGACCGTCACAGTTGCTGCCGGTTCTGCGGAGGACAGCACTGCCGGAGTTCAGCGTAAA GTTTTGGCAGAAAGAAGGAAGCGTTCAAGGGCTAGAGATCCTGGAACCAAGCATCAAACGACTTCACGTCCATCGAAGAGGCTGAAGACTGTGTGCTGGCAGACTCAGCATCGCCTGCCGGCGGACGAGTCAACAATGGCCGGAACGCAGCTCGTCAAA GCACCTGCGAGAAGGAGCCAGAAACTAGGGGATAAGATAACAGCTCTTCAGCAGCTCGTCTCTCCTTTCGGCAAG ACGGATACTGCATCGGTACTTCACGAGGCTGCTCTTTCTATCAACTTCCTTCACGAGCAAATAAAG ATGCTGGCCGCTCCATACTTTGGAATGAGCTCGCCAGAAGTGCGGGTTCAG GGCCATGCACGCAACAGCGCTGACTTGCGGAGTAGAGGACTGTGTCTTGCTCCCGTCGACGCCATACCGGAGCTGATGGATGGAAAAGCTTGCAGTAGCTGTTGGCCAGAGACACTGGTGAGGGAAGCTGGTCTCGATCGCCACCGCCTTTCCAACTTCACCACCATGTATACACCGTGA
- the LOC135674817 gene encoding uncharacterized protein LOC135674817 isoform X1: MRSKMDSFSRGDTLIVDTSCGFYVYGLGCEKSHVENEESACWKIEDTVNITFHGISSVPFVSEKDVLTVQDTTVAPAMICPVGDLQGHFSGSNATSDEEVIELKQTEAYKELCRPAPFDLKKQKALAKSATFPSSIEVDAADLSINGGCRPETALQDKCSFTSNYPTYERSASLPASSNLISAMKGSRTQNGSPLNVKLHVKWAPEVYDPPCTLLSHTVKKSYHHRHKAKRKDGNKHKHKGKSTRGSNTERRIANRSSITNMAEPVDTRLQITEDGLQLNGHEKSSTEALEYAVCKQDTKCRSTVLREALAKVHISMAEAT; encoded by the exons ATGCGAAG CAAGATGGACAGTTTCTCTCGTGGTGATACGCTTATTGTCGACACTAGTTGTGGCTTTTATGTATATGGCCTTGGCTGTGAGAAGTCACATGTAGAAAATGAAGAGAGTGCCTGTTGGAAAATTGAAGATACTGTGAACATCACATTTCATGGGATCTCGAGTGTTCCTTTTGTTAGTGAAAAGGATGTGTTAACAGTTCAAGACACTACTGTTGCTCCTGCTATGATATGCCCTGTTGGTGATCTTCAAGGACACTTTTCTGGTTCTAATGCAACCTCAGATGAGGAAGTAATTGAACTAAAGCAGACCGAAGCTTACAAAGAGTTATGTCGTCCGGCTCCTTTCGATTTGAAGAAACAGAAAGCCTTGGCCAAGTCTGCAACATTTCCTTCCTCGATAGAGGTGGATGCTGCTGACTTGTCTATAAATGGTGGTTGTAGGCCAGAAACAGCTCTTCAAGACAAGTGTTCCTTCACATCTAATTATCCTACATATGAACGTTCAGCCTCTCTTCCT GCCTCCTCCAATCTGATTTCTGCCATGAAGGGAAGCCGTACCCAGAATGGTTCACCTTTGAATGTGAAGTTACATGTAAAATGGGCTCCTGAGGTATATGATCCACCGTGCACCTTGTTGTCGCACACTGTAAAGAAGAGCTATCACCACCGGCACAAAGCAAAGAGGAAAGATGGGAATAAACACAAGCACAAAGGTAAGTCCACTCGGGGGAGTAATACCGAGAGGAGAATTGCAAATAGGAGCAGCATCACCAATATGGCTGAACCTGTGGATACGAG GTTGCAAATCACCGAGGACGGATTGCAGCTGAATGGACATGAAAAATCGAGCACGGAAGCCTTAGAATATGCAGTATGCAAGCAAGATACAAAGTGCCGAAGCACCGTCTTGAGGGAGGCACTTGCTAAAGTGCATATTTCTATGGCAGAGGCAACATGA
- the LOC135674817 gene encoding uncharacterized protein LOC135674817 isoform X2, translating to MDSFSRGDTLIVDTSCGFYVYGLGCEKSHVENEESACWKIEDTVNITFHGISSVPFVSEKDVLTVQDTTVAPAMICPVGDLQGHFSGSNATSDEEVIELKQTEAYKELCRPAPFDLKKQKALAKSATFPSSIEVDAADLSINGGCRPETALQDKCSFTSNYPTYERSASLPASSNLISAMKGSRTQNGSPLNVKLHVKWAPEVYDPPCTLLSHTVKKSYHHRHKAKRKDGNKHKHKGKSTRGSNTERRIANRSSITNMAEPVDTRLQITEDGLQLNGHEKSSTEALEYAVCKQDTKCRSTVLREALAKVHISMAEAT from the exons ATGGACAGTTTCTCTCGTGGTGATACGCTTATTGTCGACACTAGTTGTGGCTTTTATGTATATGGCCTTGGCTGTGAGAAGTCACATGTAGAAAATGAAGAGAGTGCCTGTTGGAAAATTGAAGATACTGTGAACATCACATTTCATGGGATCTCGAGTGTTCCTTTTGTTAGTGAAAAGGATGTGTTAACAGTTCAAGACACTACTGTTGCTCCTGCTATGATATGCCCTGTTGGTGATCTTCAAGGACACTTTTCTGGTTCTAATGCAACCTCAGATGAGGAAGTAATTGAACTAAAGCAGACCGAAGCTTACAAAGAGTTATGTCGTCCGGCTCCTTTCGATTTGAAGAAACAGAAAGCCTTGGCCAAGTCTGCAACATTTCCTTCCTCGATAGAGGTGGATGCTGCTGACTTGTCTATAAATGGTGGTTGTAGGCCAGAAACAGCTCTTCAAGACAAGTGTTCCTTCACATCTAATTATCCTACATATGAACGTTCAGCCTCTCTTCCT GCCTCCTCCAATCTGATTTCTGCCATGAAGGGAAGCCGTACCCAGAATGGTTCACCTTTGAATGTGAAGTTACATGTAAAATGGGCTCCTGAGGTATATGATCCACCGTGCACCTTGTTGTCGCACACTGTAAAGAAGAGCTATCACCACCGGCACAAAGCAAAGAGGAAAGATGGGAATAAACACAAGCACAAAGGTAAGTCCACTCGGGGGAGTAATACCGAGAGGAGAATTGCAAATAGGAGCAGCATCACCAATATGGCTGAACCTGTGGATACGAG GTTGCAAATCACCGAGGACGGATTGCAGCTGAATGGACATGAAAAATCGAGCACGGAAGCCTTAGAATATGCAGTATGCAAGCAAGATACAAAGTGCCGAAGCACCGTCTTGAGGGAGGCACTTGCTAAAGTGCATATTTCTATGGCAGAGGCAACATGA